TCAGGCTCTTATGATCGCTGAACACCTGAAATATTGCGCCATACAGGtagtgtctccaaatcttcaaagcaaaTACCACAGCTGCCAACTCCAAGTCATGAGTgggataattcttctcatgaaccttgaGTTGTCTTGATGCATATGCCACTACCTTCTTTTCCTGCATCAGTACACACCCTAATCCCTGATGAGAGGCATCACAAAAAACCTCAAAAGGTTTACCCGTGTCAGGGATAACCAAAACTGGTGCACTAGTCAACCTTTTCTTTAGCTCTTGGAAGCTAGTCTCACAACAGTCTGTCCAAACAAAAGGTTGATCCTTCCTAGTCAGTTGTGTCAGCGGCGCCACAATCCGGGAGAAATTCTCAATAAAACGGCGATAATAGCCCGCTAGACCCACAAAGCTCCTGATTTCTGTAACAGTCTTAGGTCTCTCCCACTGAAGTACTGCTTGCACCTTAGCGGGATCAACAGCAATTCCTCCAGCTGAAATCACATATCCAAGAAAAGGAACCTCTTCcatccaaaactcacacttGGACAGCTTGGCAtacaatcttctttctctcagcaCTTCAAGCACTGCCCTAAGatgatcttcatgttcttctcgAGTCTTAGAATAGACAAGTATATCATCTATAAATACCACCACGAACTTGTCCAAGAAGGGTCTGAAAATTcgattcatatagtccatgaaaatagctggagcattagtcaCGCCAAAAGGCATAACCACATACTCATAGTGGCCATATCTGGACCTGAATGCCGTTTTCTGCACATCATCCGCTTTTACTAGAATCTGATGATAACCCGACCTCAGATCAATCTTAGAGAATACTGTAGCTCCGTGTAGTTGATCCATCAAATCATCTATTCTCGGCAACGGATACTTATTCTTGATCGTCAACTTATTCAGTTGTCGATAATCAACGCACAATCTCGAACTACCGTCTTTCTTCTTTACTAGTAACACTGGTGCTCCCCAAGGTGAGGCACTAGGTCGGATAAACTGTTTCTCCAATAggtcttcaatctgcttcttcaaCTCAGCCAACTCAGCTGGAGCCATCCGATAAGGGGCTATGGATACTGGTCCTGCTCCCGAGACCAGATCAATAGAGAACTCCACTTCTCGCTGAGGAGGTAAACTAGGAACTTCTTCAGGGAAAACATCCATGAATTCATTCACAACCAGAAGGTCTACACTCTGGTTCCCAAGCGATAGAGAGTTTAAATTAGAAGTCTCGTCCATATGAAACATGATTAGGAAGCAGCTGGCACCCTCGAAAATATCCTGCCTCAATACACCAAGCGATAATGACAAGTCTTTATCTTCTTTGGGAAATATCAACTTCTTACCACTGCAATCTAAAAGAATATGATTGGCTgctaaccaatccattcccagaatTACCTCTAGCCCCTGCAGAGGTAAGCAAATAAGGTTCACTCTGAACCTGCGTCCCTCCACCTCAATAGGACATCTGGAGCACACATCAGATGTTCTAACTAACCCAGCTGCTGGTgtagacaccaccagatcacaCGGAAGCTCTCTAACAACTAAACCAAGCCTCTCCACACAAGCCTTAGACACAAAAGAATGTgtcgcccccgaatcaaacaacGTTACACACGAAGCTCCAAATAACAAGCAACTACTGACAATTAAATTACCTGCACTGGTTGCCTCAGCCCCAGTCAATGCATAAACTCTCCCGGCTGCCTGGGGTCTGTGTCCACCCCTCTGAATAGGTCTGCCAGCCTGGCGTGGCTGTGGTCCTGACCTCCTAGTAGTAGGACAGTCTCTGGCATAGTGTCCCTCTTGTCTGCAGATATTACACCTCCTATACCCTTCTAACTGGGGGCAAGAACTCTGGAAGTGTGGTCCACCACACCTGAAGCATCTAACGGAACCGGCAGAACTGGATTGCCCCGATGACTGAGAGGAAGAACCCCTGGACCCGAAGTAAGAGGGTCTAGAGAAAGGGGTCTTTCTAGAACTGGAGCCTCCCCGGGATATCACAGGTCCACCAATCCTAAGTGGTTGGCTTTGTTGTCTCTGAGGTCCCTCTGGTTCTCCCTTAGTCTTTTCCATATCACGGGCCATCTCTACCAAGGCGGAGAATTCTCTGATGCGCAATCCCTTCACCAGTAACTTTATATCCTTCCTCAAGCCATTCTCAAACTTGCGACACTGCCATTCTTCATCTATTGACATGGTGGTGAAGCGAAGCAGGTGTTTAAAACGATTTGCATACTCCGACACTAATCTGTTGCCCTGAGTCAACTCGAGAAACTCTACCTCTTTAGCATACCTGACACTATCTGGGAAATATTCAGTGTAGAATTTAGTTCTGAACAACTCCCAAGTGATAGGAGTCTCATTCCTCTCCAATATAGCCTTCACACTGTTCCACCAATGTCCAGCTTCTCCTGTCAGCAAGTACTGGGTGTAGGCCAGCTTTTTCTCATCCGGACACCCTTTGGCTTCGTAGATTCGTTCCATATCCTGGAACCAATGATCGGCCTCATCAGAATTGCACTTGCCACTAAACTTGGCGGGATGATGttggagaaaactctccaaactccactccTGAACTGGAACTGTAACAGAGGAAGAAGCACCCGGAGAAGGTCTTCCATTAGCCATCATTTCCATGAGGAACTTCTGAGTGTCCTCAGCTGATACTCTTGCAGCTTCTAGGTTCTGAAGAGCGATGGTGTTTTGTCCCACCAATGCAGCATTCTGAAGTTGCATAGCCTCAAGTACAGCCTCAAGTCTTGTGGTGTTCTCATAGGGCTCCGGTTGataaggaggaggagaaggtgATCTAGATTCCATTTTCTGCTCGTACAGAGAAAATACCATTAGTCCAACCCAATGAAACAAGAACAACCATCCCACAAGGCTAAGAGTACAAAGCACAAGCACGGCACACACATACCCTACAGGATCCTCTAAGGACagaaactgctctgataccataaatgTAACGTCCCAAATATAtacatcatgcatatataataaggacgtcatcatgcataatacaggaaagcagtcaagagtaattaaggattacagtcatccttaaTAAATAATGCGGAATTGACAATACGATTATTGGAATCTCCCATGGAAATTAcggaaaatttaaaacttaaattacacCAAATGTAATTAATCGAGTTCACGAAATAAAAACTAGTAACTCTACGCTGCAGCACTGCCGTCTCCTTCAAGAGCTGCTCCCAAAGTTTCCTCTCcaccatctgctcccatccaagtggatgatcatcgccaaagaaacatacccaaacagcacacaacacaaaacaatgcaagggtgagctagatataaaagcatgttatacatacaGCACAGTTAATTCATGCAATCATTTATATTTCACACACTCCCATGACATGTAAACATTCATCCAAACATGTTaaactgacatcacaagacttgttacttgaTACCCTGACTCGTTGCTTTATAGatcgactcgtccggactagaatgattaccgagctatggcgggtcttgcactcgtagTGGTtttatggaacttgagcactaccgctctggcactaccgcctggtgaaactttgggcactcccgcccggccacaatcacgaggttaatccgttatcactcaccttgggtcatgtggaagcacccaagactaggacctcctgctactcctcaccacatggttcaatcctctctatatgagaagaaagaccattggagcttcaggatgacccccaaaactgagctaccatgtaatcattctatacaaccccccaaaacaccaccatgtatcctctccttgaagatcatggaattacgtccatgaatcatattgttactttgaaacttaaccacaattatgaatattcagataccaccatattatcacaacaaatccaacatatttcatacattcacatattttcaaataaatcacgTCACAGACAATATTCCAAccattggtacacataattcaacccAAGAGCAAAGGAACTTGGAATCCaacttatttgtaaaatactatttggacgagcactattcaccacccaggacgaacgctattaagtGAACACCACGGACGAACGCTAATTGccaaatggacgaacgctaattgcCAAACATCGGACGAACGCTAATAACCAATCaataggccgaacgctatttggacGGACGATATCAAACCCTATACTATCAGGCCGAACGCTACTTACTAACAGGTCGAACGCTATTTCACTGATCACACCATTAGGTCGAACGCTGGGATCTAGTACTTGGGCCGAACGCTATGAGATTAAACGCTACAGGGTCGAACACCATATGGACGAACGTTTAAGATTGGAAATCgaattaagaccgaacgctcacaatcagaTTGaaaccaagaccgaacgctcaaaatgaGAATTTAAACTACAACCGAATGCTCAacagaacaagaccgaacgctgacTATTTAcacatacagaaacaaaatctactaagaccgaaccctaatatcattaaaactcaacaaggacgaacgctaactaACTCCtacaaaccgaacgctcaaacggaacactttggacgaacgcttaagcCGAAcacttctttggacgaacgttcagcaaCAGGCCGAAGACGAACGCTGAACACTCGGACGAACGCGCAAATCGAGctacgaggacgaacgttcagaacaaaaaccgaacgttctgaATTTGGTGCGAACGTTCagaaaaataccgaacgttcataATTTGGCCGACCCCTAAATGGTCGAACCCCATTTTTGGACGAACgtgtttctgcagaattctgcagaatcacatctggttttccagaaacccagtAACTCCAATTTCATCTCTAAATCCTcatatttgcatcaaatacaatctattacaacaattaaacaaaagatctagctccccttacctcttgaagatctCCTTGAATCACTTCCAACTCCCAAaatttctcctcttcttctcttccagaacttccagcaactcttcaaCTCTTCCAAATGCACCACCAAAGTCTCCTTGCAGCTTCAACAGCAGCTCACCTCACCTTTCTCTCAGTTTTGCAGCAAGGAATCCCCTTCCCAAAACTGAATCCCGACCTTACTCTTTATTCTCCCAGTTGCCTCCCCTTCTCtccccttcttcttctctttcctttcttgtttttctttcttttgtttttaaggGGAAGCAACGTTTGCTGTCCCTTGTGGCAGCGCTCGTTGCTTCCTCCCttgtcttctatttttttttttttttttttttttttaaacgattctttacattctccccaacaacaaaattttcgtcctcgaaaattcggCTTATCGAAACAAGTGGGGATAAATTTCTCTCATCTCGTCCTCTAACTCCCACGTAGAGTCGCCCATTCCACTGTTCCAGATAATTTGGACAAGTCTGATAGTTCTCCCTCTAAGTTGCTTGTTTTGACTCTCCTCAATCCTTATTGGTTGCACCTCAATTGACAAATCTTTTCTGACTTGCACATCGTCAACATCAAGCACATGAGAAGGATCAGACATGTATTTTCTCAGCTGAGATACATGGAATACCGGATGCAAGTTCGCTAACTGAGGTGGCATGGCTATCTCATAAGCTACCGGCCCTATACGTCGTAGGATCTGATAGGGGCCAAGATACTTAGGAGATAACTTCCTAGCCCGAATTGCTCTCCCCACACCGGTAGTCGGAGTCACTCGGAGAAACACATGGTCCCCAGCTATAAACTCTAACGGCCTTCGCCTCTGATCAGCATAGGACTTCTGCCTATTTTGAGATGCTCGCATCCTTGCCTGTATAAGCTTCACTCTCTCCGTAGTCTGTTGAACTATCTCTGGTCCCGTTAACACATGTTAtccttcttgaaaccaacacaaaggTGTTCTACAGCGTCTTCCATACAGGGCTTCAAACGGAGCCATACCAATACTGGCATGATAACTGTTATTATAAGTGAACTCAACCAGTGGTAATATCTCGTCCCATACTCCTAGGTGGTCCAAGATACAAGTCCTTAATAAATCTTCAAGTGATTGGATCGTCCGCTCAGACTGCCCATCAGTTTGAGGATGATAAGCCGAGCTCATCTGTAGTCTGCTTCCCATCTCACTCTGAAGAGTCTGCCAAAACCTGGATGTAAACCTCGGGTCTCTATCTGATACAATACTCGAAGGTACTCCATGCAACCTCACTATCTCTTTAACATATAGTTGTGCCAACTTTGTCATAGACATTCGCAAATCAATTGCCAAGAAGTGAGCACTCTTGGTTAATCGGTCCACTATTACCCATATTGCATCATGTTTCCGAATGGTGCGTGGCAAATGGGTAACGAAGTCCATCGcgatgctatcccatttccactctggAATCTCCAACGGTTGCAACAAACCTCCAGGTCTTTGAtgttccacttttgccttttgacaAGTCAAGCAAGAAGCCACAAAATGTGCCATGTCTCTCTTCATACCTGACCACCAGAAGGACTccttgaggtcttgatacattttagtcatgccaggatgcatgctaaaacgacttTTATGACCTTCTTCCATGATTAACTTCCTTAATCCTGAGCTGCTAGGGATACAGACCCTGCCTTTGAATCTCAAAATACCGTCGGTCCCCAACGCAAAATCTTTTCCTTGATCAGTTCCAATCAAACTGGATGACGTTTGGAGCTCAACATCCTTCGACTGCTCTTCCTTAATATGCTTCAACAAGTCATTGGACACCACCAAATTACTGCATCTGATGCTGTCAGCTTCAAAATCTACCTGCAACCTCAAATCTCTGAAGCTTTCTACCAACTCTAACTCTCTGACCATTAAGGCTGAAATATGCACTGACTTCCTgctcaatgcatctgccaccacattAGCCTTCCCAGGGTGATAAAGGAGATCAAAGTCAAAATCTTTAAGAAACTCCATCCATCGTCTCTGCCTCATATtaagctccttctgatcaaagaggtattTCAGGCTCTTATGATCGCTGAACACCTGAAATATTGCGCCATACAGGtagtgtctccaaatcttcaaagcaaaTACCACAGCTGCCAACTCCAAGTCATGAGTgggataattcttctcatgaaccttgaGTTGTCTTGATGCATATGCCACTACCTTCTTTTCCTGCATCAGTACACACCCTAATCCCTGATGAGAGGCATCACAAAAAACCTCAAAAGGTTTACCCGTGTCAGGGATAACCAAAACTGGTGCACTAGTCAACCTTTTCTTTAGCTCTTGGAAGCTAGTCTCACAACAGTCTGTCCAAACAAAAGGTTGATCCTTCCTAGTCAGTTGTGTCAGCGGCGCCACAATCCGGGAGAAATTCTCAATAAAACGGCGATAATAGCCCGCTAGACCCACAAAGCTCCTGATTTCTGTAACAGTCTTAGGTCTCTCCCACTGAAGTACTGCTTGCACCTTAGCGGGATCAACAGCAATTCCTCCAGCTGAAATCACATATCCAAGAAAAGGAACCTCTTCcatccaaaactcacacttGGACAGCTTGGCAtacaatcttctttctctcagcaCTTCAAGCACTGCCCTAAGatgatcttcatgttcttctcgAGTCTTAGAATAGACAAGTATATCATCTATAAATACCACCACGAACTTGTCCAAGAAGGGTCTGAAAATTcgattcatatagtccatgaaaatagctggagcattagtcaCGCCAAAAGGCATAACCACATACTCATAGTGGCCATATCTGGACCTGAATGCCGTTTTCTGCACATCATCCGCTTTTACTAGAATCTGATGATAACCCGACCTCAGATCAATCTTA
This window of the Vigna angularis cultivar LongXiaoDou No.4 chromosome 7, ASM1680809v1, whole genome shotgun sequence genome carries:
- the LOC128197864 gene encoding uncharacterized protein LOC128197864; protein product: MVSEQFLSLEDPVGYVCAVLVLCTLSLVGWLFLFHWVGLMVFSLYEQKMESRSPSPPPYQPEPYENTTRLEAVLEAMQLQNAALVGQNTIALQNLEAARVSAEDTQKFLMEMMANGRPSPGASSSVTVPVQEWSLESFLQHHPAKFSGKCNSDEADHWFQDMERIYEAKGCPDEKKLAYTQYLLTGEAGHWWNSVKAILERNETPITWELFRTKFYTEYFPDSVRYAKEVEFLELTQGNRLVSEYANRFKHLLRFTTMSIDEEWQCRKFENGLRKDIKLLVKGLRIREFSALVEMARDMEKTKGEPEGPQRQQSQPLRIGGPVISRGGSSSRKTPFSRPSYFGSRGSSSQSSGQSSSAGSVRCFRCGGPHFQSSCPQLEGYRRCNICRQEGHYARDCPTTRRSGPQPRQAGRPIQRGGHRPQAAGRVYALTGAEATSAGNLIVSSCLLFGASCVTLFDSGATHSFVSKACVERLGLVVRELPCDLVVSTPAAGLVRTSDVCSRCPIEVEGRRFRVNLICLPLQGLEVILGMDWLAANHILLDCSGKKLIFPKEDKDLSLSLGVLRQDIFEGASCFLIMFHMDETSNLNSLSLGNQSVDLLVVNEFMDVFPEEVPSLPPQREVEFSIDLVSGAGPVSIAPYRMAPAELAELKKQIEDLLEKQFIRPSASPWGAPVLLVKKKDGSSRLCVDYRQLNKLTIKNKYPLPRIDDLMDQLHGATVFSKIDLRSGYHQILVKADDVQKTAFRSRYGHYEYVVMPFGVTNAPAIFMDYMNRIFRPFLDKFVVVFIDDILVYSKTREEHEDHLRAVLEVLRERRLYAKLSKCEFWMEEVPFLGYVISAGGIAVDPAKVQAVLQWERPKTVTEIRSFVGLAGYYRRFIENFSRIVAPLTQLTRKDQPFVWTDCCETSFQELKKRLTSAPVLVIPDTGKPFEVFCDASHQGLGCVLMQEKKVVAYASRQLKVHEKNYPTHDLELAAVVFALKIWRHYLYGAIFQVFSDHKSLKYLFDQKELNMRQRRWMEFLKDFDFDLLYHPGKANVVADALSRKSVHISALMVRELELVESFRDLRLQVDFEADSIRCSNLVVSNDLLKHIKEEQSKDVELQTSSSLIGTDQGKDFALGTDGILRFKGRVCIPSSSGLRKLIMEEGMKRDMAHFVASCLTCQKAKVEHQRPGGLLQPLEIPEWKWDSIAMDFVTHLPRTIRKHDAIWVIVDRLTKSAHFLAIDLRALPQGTANVASP